The following proteins are co-located in the Apium graveolens cultivar Ventura unplaced genomic scaffold, ASM990537v1 ctg8126, whole genome shotgun sequence genome:
- the LOC141704675 gene encoding uncharacterized protein LOC141704675: MNGLGRMGYQYGRVPYNGRREGVPSTDEAPIVVPVASHSATGTFNVNALKKLFNHLEGGRVTATAQAPSPFSAVVREAQLPAGYRNTTNDLHLHGNSDPVEFLGHFNIEMDVYQVPDLARYRLLAATFRESAQQWFQKLGSGVITSWEQMKTLFLNQFQDAKEGESLTSYFKRFNAESTLVRGATDETLKIVLIAGLHVGTDLWKHLQGKDPVLLADVLAQAESFKAIEQSLAETKKNDSTHNSKGRTKRRDRFVSPDYRRNARSPNRVNIVNTQREWSPPSNYEKRVSNYTPLAASIDHIFEVNKERGIFKKLNHLTSWQSRDKKKYCDYHESTGHDTHECHHLKDEIEELIKAGYLGEWIDKV; encoded by the exons ATGAATGGACTAGGAAGGATGGGATACCAGTATGGAAGGGTGCCATATAATGGGAGACGAGAGGGCGTGCCCTCAACTGATGAAGCACCAATTGTTGTTCCTGTGGCTTCACACAGTGCTACAG GGACGTTTAATGTGAATGCTCTTAAGAAGTTGTTCAACCATCTTGAAGGAGGTAGGGTAACAGCAACTGCGCAAGCCCCTTCCCCATTTTCTGCTGTTGTAAGGGAAGCGCAGCTGCCCGCAGGATACAGGAACACGACTAATGACTTGCATCTCCATGGAAACTCTGACCCCGTGGAATTCTTGGGGCACTTCAACATCGagatggatgtatatcaagtaccCGACTTGGCACGATATCGTCTCCTAGCTGCCACCTTTAGAGAAAGTGCTCAGCAATGGTTCCAAAAACTTGGTTCAGGGGTGATTACATCTtgggaacagatgaaaacctTGTTTCTAAATCAGTTCCAGGATGCG AAAGAAGGGGAAAGCTTGACCTCATACTTCAAAAGGTTCAATGCAGAGTCTACTCTGGTGAGAGGCGCAACTGATGAGACACTGAAAATAGTTCTCATAGCTGGTCTGCACGTGGGAACAGATTTATGGAAACACCTGCAAGGAAAGGACCCTGTGTTGTTAGCTGATGTACTTGCGCAGGCGGAATCCTTCAAAGCAATTGAACAATCGCTTGCTGAAACAAAGAAAAATGATAGTACTCACAACTCCAAGGGGCGAACTAAGAGGAGAGATAGATTCGTGAGTCCAGATTACCGGCGGAATGCCCGAAGCCCTAATAGGGTGAACATCGTGAACACGCAGAGAGAATGGAGTCCACCGTCAAACTATGAAAAGAGGGTCAGCAATTACACTCCGCTGGCagcatccattgatcatatctttgAGGTGAATAAGGAGAGAggaattttcaagaaactaaaCCATCTGACTTCATGGCAGAGTAGAGACAAGAAAAAATATTGCGATTACCATGAGTCTACCGGCCACGACACCCACGAGTGTCATcacctaaaagatgaaattgaagaattgatcaaggctgGATATCTGGGAGAGTGGATTGATAAGGTATAG